In Harmonia axyridis chromosome 6, icHarAxyr1.1, whole genome shotgun sequence, a single window of DNA contains:
- the LOC123682262 gene encoding uncharacterized protein LOC123682262, whose protein sequence is MEQELQKAKSRLVSLNQLCFEQSMSQTNMIEIESTDTITTGENKEYEIMYLNRIIEEKADMNEELRDKIKVLNKYISLLEKLDKNETSLVPSPGETSNPTDNCNHKFKKSNMPSDAPTSADNEISMKKTASTPLSTAVITTYADKTKTMKKSVLTPISTAVTTPRRTDDGNKWTIPEKKRKIKQGTDEGAYSLKAADRMAWLYVGRVSKNCTEEDLLEFLRKKQPHRKFEVQKISKPESPNTSFKVGFDFELIEDLNKETFWPRGIIIKRYRFFREQGQFKEARRSPSQFAQC, encoded by the exons ATGGAACAAGAACTCCAAAAAGCGAAATCTCGTTTAGTAAGTCTGAATCAACTATGTTTTGAACAATCCATGAGTCAAACAAATATG attgaaatagaatcaACAGATACAATAACAACAGGTGAAAACAAGGAATATGAAATAATGTATTTGAATAGAATAATAGAGGAAAAAGCGGATATGAATGAAGAATTACGAGACAAAATAAAggttttgaataaatatatatcgTTATTAGAAAAGCTTGACAAAAACGAGACTTCACTAGTGCCATCTCCAGGGGAAACATCTAATCCTACAGATAACTGTAATCATAAATTTAAGAAGAGTAATATGCCATCTGATGCACCCACATCTGCAGATAATGAGATTTCAATGAAGAAAACTGCGTCGACCCCACTATCAACAGCGGTGATAACAACATATGCAGATAAGACGAagacaatgaagaaatctgtatTGACTCCAATATCAACAGCGGTGACAACTCCTAGAAGAACGGATGATGGAAATAAATGGACAATCCctgaaaagaaaagaaaaattaagcaAGGAACGGATGAAGGCGCCTACTCACTGAAAGCTGCAGATCGCATGGCCTGGTTGTATGTCGGACGGGTGAGTAAGAATTGTACCGAGGAAGACCTTCTCGAATTCTTGAGAAAAAAACAGCCTCACAGAAAATTCGAAGttcagaaaatatcaaaacCAGAGAGCCCCAATACATCATTCAAGGTGGGCTTCGACTTCGAGTTAATAGAAGATCTGAATAAGGAAACATTTTGGCCTCgaggaataataataaagagATACCGTTTTTTTCGAGAACAAGGACAATTCAAAGAAGCTAGAAGATCACCCTCTCAATTTGCTCAATGTTAA